In one window of Burkholderia multivorans ATCC BAA-247 DNA:
- a CDS encoding amidohydrolase family protein, which produces MIIDIHGHYTTAPKALETWRNRQIAAIHSPSERPKVAELNISDDELRESLEPNQLRLMRERGLDLTIFSPRASFMAHHIGDFDVSSTWAAVCNELCYRVHRLYPDRFVPAAMLPQSPGVDVATCIPELVRCVEAYGNVAVNLNPDPSGGHWTSPPLSDRYWYPLYEKMVEYDIPAMIHVSTSCNACFHTTGAHYLNADTTAFMQCLTSDLFKDFPTLRFVIPHGGGAVPYHWGRFRGLAQELKKPLLTEHLLNNVFFDTCVYHQPGIDLLTGVIPVDNILFASEMIGAVRGIDPETGHYYDDTKRYIEASALDAQARYKIYEGNARRVYPRLDAQLKAKGK; this is translated from the coding sequence ATGATCATCGATATTCACGGCCACTACACGACCGCGCCGAAGGCGCTCGAGACCTGGCGCAATCGCCAGATCGCGGCGATTCACAGCCCGTCCGAGCGGCCGAAGGTCGCGGAACTGAACATCAGCGACGACGAGCTGCGCGAATCGCTCGAGCCGAACCAGCTGCGGCTGATGCGCGAGCGCGGCCTCGACCTGACGATCTTCAGTCCGCGCGCGAGCTTCATGGCGCACCACATCGGCGACTTCGACGTGTCGAGCACGTGGGCCGCCGTCTGCAACGAGCTGTGCTACCGCGTGCACCGGCTGTACCCCGACCGCTTCGTGCCGGCGGCGATGCTGCCGCAAAGCCCCGGCGTCGACGTCGCGACCTGCATTCCGGAGCTCGTCCGGTGCGTCGAGGCGTACGGCAACGTCGCGGTCAACCTGAATCCCGATCCGTCCGGCGGCCACTGGACGAGCCCGCCGCTGTCGGACCGCTACTGGTATCCGCTGTACGAGAAGATGGTCGAGTACGACATCCCCGCGATGATCCACGTGAGCACGAGCTGCAACGCGTGCTTTCACACGACCGGCGCGCATTACCTGAACGCGGACACGACCGCGTTCATGCAGTGCCTGACGTCCGATCTGTTCAAGGACTTTCCGACGCTGCGCTTCGTGATTCCGCACGGCGGCGGTGCGGTGCCGTATCACTGGGGGCGCTTTCGCGGCCTCGCACAGGAACTGAAGAAGCCGCTGCTGACCGAGCATCTGCTGAACAACGTGTTCTTCGATACGTGCGTCTATCACCAGCCGGGTATCGATCTGCTGACCGGCGTGATTCCGGTCGACAACATCCTGTTCGCGAGCGAGATGATCGGCGCCGTTCGCGGCATCGATCCGGAGACCGGGCACTACTACGACGATACGAAGCGCTACATCGAAGCGTCGGCACTCGACGCGCAGGCGCGCTACAAGATCTACGAGGGCAATGCGCGCCGCGTGTATCCGCGCCTGGATGCGCAACTGAAAGCGAAGGGGAAGTGA
- a CDS encoding MFS transporter — protein sequence MASGKTIDIKSFIDDRPVSRYQWLLVALCCLVVIADGMDVAIMGFVAPSVIRDWAISRPEFGLVMSAAPIGLVIGALVAGPSADRFGRKRVLIASVFLFGLFTIATAYAGSPVQMAVLRLLTGIGLGAAMPNTTTLLSEYAPQRMRSLMITIMFTGFNLGSALIGFVAGWLIPLHGWRAVLLFGGALPLLLIPLQLWLLPESARLLAVRGAPSQRIGALLNRVCGARFDGNETFVSNEPPLPTRKPIGVLFSQGYGVVTVSLWITYFMGLLVIYLLTGWLPTLIKDAGLSVSTAANVTAMFQIGGTIGAIGVGWLMDKVRPAPVIGAAYLGGALCVAVLAWAGALSSSLALLVFAAGFCMSGAQTGLNAYAPGRYPTVARATGVSWMLGMGRFGSIFGSAIGGALLGLGWKFDAILSMLAVPATFAAIAIVTTQRAAAREPKEMEKPAH from the coding sequence ATGGCAAGTGGAAAGACAATCGACATCAAGTCGTTCATCGACGACCGGCCGGTGTCGCGCTACCAGTGGCTGCTGGTCGCGCTGTGCTGCCTCGTCGTGATTGCGGACGGGATGGATGTCGCGATCATGGGGTTCGTCGCGCCGTCGGTGATTCGCGACTGGGCGATCTCGCGTCCGGAATTCGGGCTCGTGATGAGCGCGGCGCCGATCGGCCTCGTGATCGGTGCGCTCGTCGCCGGCCCGAGCGCGGACCGGTTCGGGCGCAAGCGCGTGCTGATCGCGTCGGTGTTTCTGTTCGGTCTTTTCACGATCGCGACCGCGTATGCGGGCTCGCCGGTTCAGATGGCCGTGCTGCGGCTGCTGACCGGCATCGGGCTCGGCGCGGCGATGCCGAACACGACGACGCTGCTGTCGGAGTATGCGCCGCAGCGGATGCGGTCGCTGATGATCACGATCATGTTCACGGGCTTCAATCTCGGCTCGGCGCTGATCGGCTTCGTCGCCGGCTGGCTGATTCCGCTGCACGGCTGGCGCGCGGTGCTGCTGTTCGGCGGCGCGCTGCCGCTGCTGCTGATTCCGCTGCAACTGTGGCTGCTGCCCGAATCGGCGCGGCTGCTGGCCGTGCGCGGTGCGCCGTCTCAGCGCATCGGCGCGTTGCTGAACCGCGTCTGCGGCGCACGCTTCGACGGCAACGAGACGTTCGTCTCGAACGAGCCGCCGCTGCCGACGCGCAAGCCGATCGGCGTGCTGTTCTCGCAAGGCTATGGCGTCGTCACGGTATCGCTGTGGATCACGTACTTCATGGGACTGCTCGTGATCTATCTGCTGACCGGCTGGCTGCCGACGCTGATCAAGGACGCGGGCCTGTCGGTCAGCACGGCCGCGAACGTGACGGCGATGTTCCAGATCGGCGGGACGATCGGCGCGATCGGCGTCGGCTGGCTGATGGACAAGGTGCGGCCGGCACCCGTGATCGGCGCAGCGTATCTCGGCGGCGCGCTGTGCGTGGCCGTGCTCGCGTGGGCCGGCGCGCTGTCGTCGTCGCTCGCGCTGCTCGTGTTCGCGGCCGGCTTCTGCATGAGCGGCGCGCAGACGGGGCTGAACGCGTATGCGCCGGGCCGCTACCCGACCGTCGCGCGCGCAACCGGCGTGAGCTGGATGCTCGGCATGGGCCGCTTCGGCAGCATTTTCGGTTCGGCGATCGGCGGCGCGCTGCTCGGCCTCGGCTGGAAGTTCGACGCGATCCTGTCGATGCTCGCGGTGCCCGCCACGTTCGCGGCGATTGCGATCGTCACGACACAGCGCGCGGCCGCACGCGAACCGAAGGAAATGGAAAAACCGGCGCACTGA